From Gammaproteobacteria bacterium, the proteins below share one genomic window:
- a CDS encoding secondary thiamine-phosphate synthase enzyme YjbQ, whose protein sequence is MFVQESLSITTQGRGSYSITDAVQAVVAASGVSVGLCHLFVTHTSASLMLCENADPSVRQDLETFMARLIPDGDPMFAHQDEGPDDMPAHVRTILTHSELTLPISRQRCALGIWQGIYLWEHRTQAHERRLIVTLNGNRHAVSG, encoded by the coding sequence ATGTTTGTCCAGGAATCTTTGTCGATCACCACCCAGGGGCGTGGCAGTTACAGCATTACCGACGCTGTCCAGGCGGTTGTCGCTGCATCCGGCGTCAGTGTTGGGCTTTGCCACCTGTTTGTGACGCATACGAGTGCATCACTGATGCTTTGCGAAAATGCCGACCCCAGTGTCCGGCAGGATTTGGAAACCTTTATGGCCCGTTTAATCCCGGATGGTGATCCGATGTTTGCACATCAGGATGAGGGGCCGGATGACATGCCCGCCCATGTCCGGACGATCTTGACCCATAGCGAACTGACTCTGCCGATATCCAGGCAACGCTGCGCCCTGGGGATCTGGCAGGGTATCTATTTGTGGGAACACCGTACCCAGGCTCACGAGCGGAGATTGATTGTGACACTAAACGGTAATCGCCATGCTGTGTCGGGCTAA
- a CDS encoding RNA polymerase sigma factor, giving the protein MKIFPFDAVDTKQGSAARFDALVRPHLTYLYRLAFRFCGNQADAEDLVQDLLLKLFPRCAELETVDKLRPWMVTSLYRMFVDGTRRQKRSPLELIDDEIMFYETSASGEACPAQDLAEDQRIGQIQSAFERLSEDHRVLLTLHDIEGYRLVELEKILEVPLGTLKSRIHRARARMRELLESAEINPAAVS; this is encoded by the coding sequence ATGAAAATATTTCCCTTCGACGCTGTCGATACCAAGCAGGGTTCCGCCGCGCGTTTTGACGCGCTGGTGCGCCCCCATCTGACCTATCTTTATCGGCTGGCCTTCCGCTTTTGTGGTAATCAGGCGGATGCGGAGGATCTGGTGCAGGATCTCCTACTCAAGCTTTTTCCGCGCTGTGCAGAGCTTGAAACGGTCGACAAGCTGCGCCCGTGGATGGTGACCTCGCTGTATCGCATGTTTGTCGATGGCACGCGTCGCCAGAAGCGCTCGCCACTGGAGCTGATCGATGACGAGATCATGTTTTACGAGACCTCCGCCAGCGGCGAGGCCTGTCCGGCCCAGGATCTGGCCGAAGACCAGCGGATTGGCCAGATCCAGTCCGCTTTTGAGCGGCTGTCGGAAGATCACCGGGTATTGCTAACCCTGCACGACATCGAAGGCTATCGCCTGGTGGAACTGGAAAAAATCCTCGAGGTACCCTTGGGGACGCTGAAATCACGAATACACCGGGCCCGGGCCCGGATGCGCGAACTGCTGGAATCGGCCGAAATCAATCCCGCAGCGGTCTCTTAA
- a CDS encoding PAS domain S-box protein, with protein sequence MFRLFQDLPIKTKLIMVIFSAAMVVTIIGFSFFMFLNVQSARAEAVDRAQSEMNVLAQDFVKLVMFSDAYVASDIVSKLRQFDLVKNVFLYDAEGNQIFRYEDSPSSAMEPPDFIPGLANTRPTFSDQHFQFLMPMRYAGGKYGWVFARISTAAISEKLAGYYQLIAIAIPAMFLVSYLLALWLQRYFSAPIIRLAERVSRIADDGDFDQRVTSDQPNEIGGLYRSIGQLLEAIRYSQSRLHQSEERLEAIIDLAGSALISVDEDYRITLFNHQAEQIFGYAAREVIGKPLDLLLPERFRGSHNQKIDAFSEKGMALRNAMFRSDVRGLRKNGEEFPVEASISKKVLAGKKIFTVALGDITQRRQTEEELAAYRSHLEDVVEVRTAELRAKNSELEAFSYSIAHDLRAPLRSITSFSQVLLDDVGDTLGAKDLESLMRIVSSGQHMAELIDGILDLARIGRTQLSSAEVDLSAFVQKVETRLSGELASRDVRWEVAPNIVARGDRQLLGMMLENLIENAWKYTSKKARAVIEFGVVNQRGKRVYFVKDNGVGFDMKYADHLFSVFHRLHAVEDFEGTGVGLATVQRIIHRHGGSIWAEAAVDKGATFYFTLP encoded by the coding sequence ATGTTTAGATTGTTTCAGGACCTACCCATTAAAACCAAGCTGATTATGGTTATCTTCAGTGCGGCAATGGTGGTGACGATCATTGGGTTTTCATTCTTCATGTTTCTGAATGTGCAGTCTGCGCGTGCTGAGGCGGTGGACCGTGCGCAGTCAGAAATGAATGTTCTGGCGCAGGACTTTGTGAAGCTGGTGATGTTTTCAGATGCCTATGTTGCTTCCGATATAGTCTCCAAGTTGCGCCAGTTTGATCTGGTAAAAAATGTCTTTCTCTATGATGCGGAGGGAAATCAGATCTTTCGCTACGAGGATTCGCCATCTTCTGCCATGGAGCCGCCTGACTTCATCCCCGGTCTGGCCAATACAAGGCCCACATTTAGTGATCAGCATTTTCAGTTTCTGATGCCAATGCGCTACGCCGGCGGAAAATATGGCTGGGTTTTTGCCCGCATTTCCACGGCTGCAATCAGTGAAAAGCTGGCCGGGTATTATCAGCTGATTGCGATCGCTATCCCTGCCATGTTTCTGGTTTCCTATCTGTTGGCGTTGTGGTTGCAGCGCTACTTCAGTGCCCCCATTATTCGATTGGCAGAGCGTGTGAGCCGTATTGCGGATGATGGCGATTTTGACCAGCGTGTAACATCGGATCAGCCCAATGAGATTGGCGGTTTGTATCGCAGCATCGGGCAGCTGCTGGAGGCGATAAGGTATTCACAGAGCCGATTGCATCAGAGTGAGGAAAGGCTTGAGGCAATCATCGATCTGGCGGGCAGCGCCTTGATTTCTGTCGACGAGGATTACCGGATAACCCTGTTTAATCATCAGGCAGAACAGATTTTCGGCTACGCTGCGCGCGAGGTAATTGGCAAGCCTCTGGATCTGTTGTTGCCGGAGAGATTTAGGGGTTCACATAATCAGAAAATCGACGCGTTCTCCGAGAAAGGTATGGCGTTACGTAATGCCATGTTCCGGTCTGATGTGCGGGGCCTGCGTAAAAATGGGGAGGAATTTCCCGTTGAGGCATCCATCTCAAAAAAGGTGCTGGCGGGTAAAAAGATATTCACCGTTGCGCTGGGGGATATCACCCAGCGTCGGCAAACAGAAGAGGAGTTGGCGGCGTATCGTTCCCATCTTGAAGACGTGGTCGAAGTGCGTACCGCAGAGCTGCGGGCAAAAAACAGCGAGCTGGAAGCTTTCAGTTATTCAATCGCGCATGATCTGCGCGCACCGTTGAGGTCCATTACCAGTTTCAGTCAGGTGTTGCTGGATGATGTTGGCGATACGCTGGGAGCAAAAGATCTGGAAAGCCTGATGCGTATTGTCAGTTCTGGCCAACACATGGCGGAATTGATCGACGGCATTCTGGATCTGGCCCGCATAGGGCGGACGCAACTTTCCAGTGCCGAAGTGGATTTGAGTGCATTTGTGCAAAAAGTGGAAACCCGTTTGAGCGGTGAGCTTGCCTCGCGCGATGTGCGGTGGGAAGTCGCGCCCAACATCGTGGCGCGAGGAGACCGGCAGCTGTTGGGGATGATGCTGGAAAACCTGATCGAAAATGCCTGGAAATACACCAGTAAAAAGGCTCGCGCCGTCATAGAGTTTGGTGTGGTGAATCAGCGGGGAAAACGGGTATATTTCGTAAAAGATAACGGTGTGGGTTTTGATATGAAATACGCCGACCATCTATTTAGTGTCTTTCACCGGTTGCATGCGGTTGAGGATTTCGAGGGCACAGGGGTGGGGCTGGCAACGGTGCAACGCATCATTCATCGACATGGCGGTTCGATCTGGGCGGAGGCGGCTGTGGACAAGGGCGCCACGTTTTATTTTACCTTGCCGTAG
- a CDS encoding tetratricopeptide repeat protein produces the protein MNLRLLPWCLCVVLSLAVATSAYAASGEDDFERGVAAAAAGDAAAALKYFKQAEQAGLDTLALKYNLAVSYYRLQQYESARKIFAELADVPSFEQLAYFNLGLIANQQKDEAEAIAWFRRAYRNPGSEKLRKLSAIALDRLGASVDERRREDKRWTGLISSSLTHDSNVALANNELIGVTSESDTAADVSVSAGRWLKGTINSGVRMTLGASLRKFGSLSQNDDAQLSARVLRYDRLADWRVRLGGSWDEIYFDGSGYQRIVSADVRALKDLSSTNQLRLRYKLSRIQATDAVFDYLDGWRQQFRIGLQQRRESLRLRYYYQLELNAREDRVGSFDPFISYSPTRHSLRASSWWDFAGQWQAQLDARFRYSRYNDDNILNGGITERREDSQLRLSVRLSRSFARHWEAHMQFTAITNESNVDLRSYDRSIIKAGVSRSF, from the coding sequence ATGAACCTTCGGCTCTTGCCCTGGTGTCTGTGTGTTGTGTTGAGCCTGGCGGTGGCCACTAGCGCATATGCCGCTTCGGGAGAGGACGATTTTGAGCGTGGTGTTGCGGCCGCGGCTGCGGGTGATGCTGCTGCTGCGCTGAAGTATTTTAAACAGGCCGAACAGGCAGGGCTGGATACGCTGGCGCTGAAATACAATCTGGCCGTCAGTTATTACCGACTGCAGCAATATGAGTCCGCGCGTAAAATCTTTGCCGAGCTTGCGGATGTGCCGAGCTTTGAACAGCTGGCCTATTTTAATCTGGGCCTGATTGCCAACCAGCAAAAAGATGAGGCCGAAGCGATCGCCTGGTTCCGTCGGGCCTATCGTAATCCCGGTAGTGAAAAGCTGCGGAAATTGTCGGCAATTGCACTGGACCGGTTGGGTGCTTCCGTTGACGAGCGACGGCGAGAGGATAAGCGCTGGACGGGGCTGATATCCAGTTCCCTCACCCATGATAGCAATGTTGCCCTGGCTAATAACGAGCTGATTGGCGTCACCAGTGAGAGCGATACTGCAGCGGATGTTTCCGTGTCGGCCGGACGCTGGCTGAAAGGTACGATCAACAGCGGTGTGCGCATGACACTGGGGGCCAGCCTGCGGAAGTTCGGCAGCCTCAGCCAAAATGATGACGCTCAGTTGAGCGCACGGGTGTTACGCTATGACCGCCTGGCTGACTGGAGGGTGCGGCTGGGCGGTAGCTGGGATGAGATATATTTTGATGGCAGTGGTTATCAGCGCATTGTCAGCGCCGATGTGCGCGCGCTTAAAGACCTGTCGAGCACCAATCAGTTGCGCCTGCGTTACAAATTGAGCCGCATCCAGGCCACCGATGCGGTGTTTGATTATCTTGATGGCTGGCGGCAACAATTCCGCATAGGCCTGCAGCAACGTCGTGAATCGCTGCGCCTGCGTTACTACTATCAGTTGGAGCTGAACGCCCGGGAGGACCGGGTCGGCAGCTTCGATCCCTTTATCAGTTATTCGCCAACCCGGCACAGTCTGCGCGCCAGCAGTTGGTGGGACTTTGCAGGTCAGTGGCAAGCGCAGCTGGACGCGCGTTTTCGTTACAGTCGATATAACGATGACAATATCCTGAATGGTGGGATCACCGAGCGTCGGGAAGACAGCCAGCTGCGCCTGTCGGTGCGCCTGAGTCGCAGCTTTGCCCGGCACTGGGAGGCGCATATGCAGTTCACGGCCATCACCAATGAATCAAACGTCGATCTCAGGAGCTATGACCGGTCGATTATCAAGGCGGGCGTGAGCCGGTCATTCTGA
- a CDS encoding helix-turn-helix domain-containing protein, whose product MPNKKTTSSERMRFAERLNDALDNIQFPKLGGGRQSRLAELLNVPVQDVGHWLKGDAFPRTSALVKLSDLTKVRSNWLLSGQGEPYNKSENPRGEGKNLPLIGRDKLSKEAFDLGLMWMKLPKLQREALAKVIEELIAAQR is encoded by the coding sequence ATGCCAAACAAGAAAACCACCTCCAGTGAAAGAATGCGTTTTGCCGAGCGGCTCAACGATGCCCTGGACAATATCCAGTTCCCCAAACTGGGGGGCGGGCGCCAGTCACGCCTCGCCGAATTACTGAATGTCCCCGTTCAGGATGTCGGCCATTGGCTTAAGGGCGATGCCTTTCCGCGGACATCTGCCCTGGTCAAGCTCTCCGACCTCACCAAGGTACGCTCCAATTGGTTACTCTCGGGACAGGGGGAGCCCTATAACAAGAGTGAAAACCCCCGCGGTGAGGGCAAAAATCTCCCCCTCATCGGCAGGGACAAGCTCAGCAAAGAGGCCTTTGATCTCGGTTTAATGTGGATGAAATTACCCAAACTGCAACGTGAGGCCTTGGCCAAGGTCATTGAGGAATTGATCGCCGCCCAGCGCTAG
- a CDS encoding sulfurtransferase encodes MPLPADTAARVAAKTMDERLLTEAAWLQKSLAGHDLVVVDVRIPELYQQGHIPGAVNIPTALTFRQHGQTDRLGSVAYIEKLFGAAGIDRHSHVVLYDDGRLVDASRVFWIFEVYGHRHVAVLNGGYQGWIEQEYAVSVHPAERKPRRFVASITPDKLATRLHAYLAIKDPDRILIDARAKEEYRGKQSITPRLGHIPTAMSIPWDENIVRDSGGLRSKTLRELENVYQKLSQDKKIITYCNKGRESSLTYFMLRRLGRDVAHYDGSWFEWGNMVDMPVEK; translated from the coding sequence ATGCCGCTTCCGGCCGACACCGCCGCGCGCGTGGCGGCGAAGACGATGGATGAACGGCTGTTGACGGAGGCCGCATGGCTACAGAAAAGCCTGGCGGGACATGATCTGGTGGTGGTTGATGTGCGTATCCCCGAGCTGTATCAGCAGGGCCATATTCCGGGTGCGGTCAATATCCCCACGGCGCTGACTTTCCGGCAGCACGGCCAGACGGATCGGCTGGGCTCAGTGGCCTATATCGAAAAGCTGTTTGGCGCCGCGGGCATCGATCGGCACAGCCATGTTGTTTTGTACGATGACGGCAGGTTGGTGGATGCCAGTCGTGTATTCTGGATATTTGAGGTGTATGGCCATCGTCATGTTGCGGTGCTGAATGGGGGTTACCAGGGGTGGATTGAACAGGAGTATGCGGTTTCCGTGCATCCGGCAGAGCGAAAGCCCAGGCGATTTGTGGCTTCGATTACACCGGATAAACTGGCGACCCGATTGCATGCGTATCTGGCCATAAAAGACCCTGACAGGATATTGATCGATGCCCGAGCCAAAGAGGAATATCGGGGGAAACAATCCATAACACCGCGCCTGGGCCATATTCCAACGGCGATGAGCATCCCGTGGGATGAAAATATAGTCCGTGACAGTGGTGGGTTAAGGAGTAAAACGCTCCGCGAGCTGGAAAATGTTTACCAGAAACTTTCGCAGGATAAAAAAATAATTACCTATTGTAATAAAGGCAGAGAATCTTCACTCACCTATTTTATGCTGCGCAGGCTGGGCCGTGATGTCGCGCATTATGATGGGTCATGGTTTGAGTGGGGGAACATGGTGGACATGCCGGTTGAAAAATAA
- a CDS encoding SDR family oxidoreductase, with translation MSASHHKPDPSRSERAILITGCSSGIGLHVARGLHRRGYRVIASARKADDVVRLQQEGFAAIPLDLADPDSIRAAVAATLEIAGNRLFALFNNGAYGQPGAVEDLSRAVLRQQFETNVFGTVELTNLLIPTLRKQGYGRIIQNSSVLGLISLPYRGAYNASKFALEGISDTLRQELSGTGISVSLIEPGPIESRFRENAFAAYQQHINADSSAHRDTYRKMEQRLQKRGAAAPFTLTPEAVLKKVIHALESPRPRPRYYVTFPTYLFGVLRRIFSTRMLDRVLLRVSRKENR, from the coding sequence ATGTCCGCCTCCCACCACAAGCCCGACCCAAGCCGTAGCGAACGCGCCATTCTCATTACCGGCTGCTCCAGTGGCATCGGCCTACACGTCGCACGCGGCCTACACAGGCGCGGCTACCGTGTGATTGCCAGCGCACGCAAGGCCGACGATGTCGTCCGTTTACAACAAGAGGGTTTTGCCGCCATCCCGCTGGATCTGGCGGACCCGGACTCCATTCGCGCCGCCGTCGCGGCCACCCTGGAGATCGCCGGCAACAGGCTATTTGCCCTGTTTAACAATGGCGCCTATGGACAGCCCGGTGCGGTGGAGGATCTCTCCCGCGCGGTACTACGCCAGCAGTTTGAGACAAATGTGTTCGGCACGGTAGAGCTCACCAACCTCCTCATCCCCACACTGCGCAAACAGGGGTATGGGCGAATCATCCAGAACAGCTCGGTCCTCGGCCTCATCTCATTGCCGTATCGCGGCGCGTACAATGCCAGCAAGTTTGCCCTGGAAGGTATCAGCGACACACTACGCCAGGAACTCAGCGGCACGGGCATCTCGGTCTCCCTCATCGAGCCCGGCCCCATTGAAAGCCGGTTTCGAGAGAATGCCTTTGCGGCCTATCAGCAACACATCAACGCTGACAGCAGCGCACACCGTGACACCTATCGCAAGATGGAACAACGGTTGCAGAAACGCGGGGCCGCCGCCCCCTTTACGCTGACGCCTGAGGCAGTGCTCAAAAAGGTGATCCATGCACTGGAATCACCGCGACCCAGGCCGCGTTACTACGTCACCTTTCCCACTTATCTATTTGGTGTACTGCGCCGAATTTTCAGCACGCGGATGCTGGACAGGGTATTGCTCAGGGTGTCCCGCAAGGAAAACCGATAG